One Romboutsia sp. 13368 genomic window carries:
- a CDS encoding FtsB family cell division protein, translated as MNIRKKFSAQFILVSLFIIFVIYTVISGFVFQITKLNEYKSEISSLNEQISTTKKEIEKLKKIENGNTEEDLETIARNRLNMVKPNEIIYIDIGKEGN; from the coding sequence ATGAACATAAGAAAAAAATTTTCAGCTCAATTCATATTAGTATCACTTTTTATTATATTTGTTATTTATACAGTAATAAGTGGATTTGTATTTCAAATTACCAAATTAAATGAATATAAATCAGAAATTTCATCACTAAATGAACAAATAAGTACTACAAAAAAAGAAATAGAAAAATTGAAAAAAATAGAAAATGGCAATACAGAAGAAGATTTAGAAACAATAGCTAGAAATCGTCTTAATATGGTTAAGCCTAATGAAATAATTTATATTGATATAGGGAAAGAAGGTAATTAA
- a CDS encoding HU family DNA-binding protein has product MNKAELVSKMAEKSELTKKEAEAALNAFMKSVEEALVAGDKVQLVGFGTFETRERAARQGRNPRNPEEVIEIPASKAPVFKAGKGLKDIING; this is encoded by the coding sequence GTGAATAAAGCAGAATTAGTATCAAAGATGGCAGAAAAAAGTGAATTAACTAAGAAGGAAGCAGAGGCTGCATTAAATGCATTCATGAAATCTGTTGAAGAAGCATTAGTAGCAGGAGATAAAGTTCAATTAGTTGGATTTGGAACATTCGAAACTAGAGAAAGAGCTGCTAGACAAGGAAGAAACCCTAGAAATCCTGAAGAAGTTATAGAAATACCAGCTTCTAAAGCTCCAGTATTCAAAGCTGGAAAAGGGTTAAAAGATATAATAAACGGATAA
- the yabQ gene encoding spore cortex biosynthesis protein YabQ has protein sequence MIPFTEDVSSFYATIYGGLIIGLLFDINRSLKSNFKILKYFSIVFSIIFWALSTIIIFITINAIESFDLRYYHFVALFIGFILYYNTISKFILKILNTIIGTIVFLIKKTATYIALISESFYYMFVYILHFILDVLFFIPNLFSFTKKVIKRKNRIKLKVKKNHR, from the coding sequence ATGATTCCGTTCACAGAAGATGTAAGCTCATTTTATGCCACTATATATGGTGGCTTAATTATAGGTTTATTGTTTGATATAAATAGGAGCTTAAAATCTAATTTTAAAATATTAAAGTATTTCTCTATAGTTTTCAGTATAATATTTTGGGCTCTATCTACTATAATTATATTTATAACAATAAATGCTATAGAATCTTTTGATTTAAGATATTATCATTTTGTGGCTTTATTTATAGGTTTTATACTGTACTACAATACAATAAGTAAATTTATTTTAAAGATACTTAATACAATAATTGGAACTATAGTATTTTTAATAAAGAAAACTGCAACTTACATAGCACTTATTTCTGAGAGTTTTTATTATATGTTTGTTTACATACTGCACTTTATTCTAGATGTTCTATTTTTTATACCTAATTTATTTTCATTTACCAAGAAGGTTATAAAAAGAAAAAATAGAATTAAATTAAAGGTTAAGAAAAATCATAGGTAA
- a CDS encoding stage V sporulation T C-terminal domain-containing protein: MRATGIVRRIDDLGRVVIPKEIRKTLRIREGDPLEIFTAKDGEVILKKYSPIGELNEFSQEYAETLGETLGCGVIVTDLDSIIAVSKLPKKEYKEKSISNDLEQMIENRETKSFKDSKLVSLCKDDPMEYTHQIIMPIVSSSGDCIGSITVVSKGTELLSEVDEKILKIASNFLGKQVQ, from the coding sequence ATGAGAGCAACTGGAATAGTTAGAAGAATAGATGACCTTGGAAGAGTTGTTATTCCTAAAGAAATAAGAAAAACTTTACGTATAAGAGAAGGAGATCCTTTAGAAATATTTACAGCTAAAGATGGAGAGGTAATCTTAAAAAAATATTCACCTATAGGTGAATTAAATGAATTTTCTCAAGAATATGCAGAAACTCTAGGTGAAACATTAGGATGTGGAGTAATAGTTACAGATTTAGATTCTATAATAGCTGTATCTAAACTTCCTAAAAAAGAATATAAAGAAAAAAGTATAAGTAATGATTTAGAGCAGATGATAGAAAATAGAGAAACAAAGTCATTTAAAGATAGTAAGTTAGTTTCTCTATGTAAAGATGACCCTATGGAATATACACACCAAATAATTATGCCAATAGTAAGTTCATCAGGTGATTGTATAGGCTCTATAACAGTCGTTTCTAAAGGTACAGAACTACTTTCTGAAGTTGATGAAAAAATACTTAAAATAGCATCAAACTTCTTAGGAAAACAAGTTCAATAA
- the mazG gene encoding nucleoside triphosphate pyrophosphohydrolase has product MSKISIVGLGPGEYSLISQGALDALHSNNRIYLRTEKHPIVNKLKETIEYTSLDCFYDSEENFEDVYYKISKHIIDLAKEGDLVYAVPGHPRVAEKTVGIIESMAKENNIEVETIASMSFVDAMFNYLAVDPADGFKLIDAFEIENSYIDTNTSMIITQIYDHFIASNIKLKLMEYYDYDQEVCIVNGAGVKNLESKKYVPLHELDRSENLFNYLTSLYIPKSSKKMYNTVNDLEIIMSTLRGKNGCDWDKKQTHKSLKKYIIEESYELCQAIDNDDIDEIIEELGDILLQVVFHSQIGKEEGYFDLKEVVNGICTKLIHRHPHVFNDIDLNMEEFEKTWEELKRDEKGETSITAGLKRIPSHLPALIKAEKIQHKAALIGFDWDDINDVFEKIKEEYKELLDECKQGNIKYIKEELGDLLFSIVNLARFLHIDSEEALNLTNQKFINRFEFMEESASKVHKKLADLTLEQMEELWQKSKANN; this is encoded by the coding sequence ATGTCTAAGATAAGTATTGTAGGTCTTGGTCCAGGAGAATATTCTCTAATAAGCCAAGGTGCATTAGATGCTCTACATTCGAATAATAGAATATATTTAAGAACAGAAAAACACCCAATTGTAAATAAGCTTAAAGAAACAATAGAATACACTTCTCTAGATTGTTTTTATGATAGTGAAGAAAATTTTGAAGATGTATACTATAAAATTTCTAAACATATCATAGATTTAGCTAAAGAAGGCGATTTAGTTTATGCAGTTCCAGGTCATCCAAGAGTTGCAGAAAAGACAGTTGGTATAATAGAATCTATGGCTAAAGAAAATAATATAGAAGTTGAAACTATAGCTTCTATGAGTTTTGTAGATGCTATGTTTAACTATTTAGCAGTAGACCCAGCTGACGGATTTAAATTAATAGATGCATTTGAAATAGAAAATTCATATATAGATACTAATACAAGTATGATTATAACTCAAATATATGATCATTTTATAGCATCAAATATTAAGCTAAAGCTTATGGAATATTATGACTATGATCAAGAAGTATGTATAGTAAATGGTGCAGGTGTTAAGAATTTAGAGAGTAAGAAATATGTACCTCTACATGAACTTGATAGAAGTGAAAATCTATTTAACTATTTAACTAGTTTATATATACCGAAAAGTTCTAAAAAGATGTATAATACAGTGAATGACTTAGAAATTATAATGAGTACTTTAAGAGGAAAAAATGGATGTGATTGGGATAAAAAACAAACACATAAATCTTTAAAGAAATATATAATAGAAGAGTCATATGAGCTTTGTCAAGCTATAGATAATGATGATATAGATGAAATAATAGAAGAGCTTGGTGATATACTTTTACAAGTTGTATTCCATAGTCAAATAGGTAAAGAAGAAGGATATTTTGACCTAAAAGAAGTAGTAAATGGAATTTGTACAAAACTTATACATAGACATCCACATGTTTTTAATGATATAGATTTAAATATGGAAGAATTTGAAAAGACATGGGAAGAACTAAAAAGAGATGAAAAAGGTGAAACTAGCATAACTGCTGGTCTAAAGAGAATACCAAGTCATTTACCAGCGCTTATAAAAGCCGAAAAAATTCAACATAAAGCAGCACTTATAGGATTTGATTGGGATGATATAAATGACGTATTTGAAAAAATTAAGGAAGAATATAAAGAATTACTTGACGAATGTAAACAAGGAAATATAAAATACATAAAGGAAGAACTAGGGGATTTATTATTCTCAATAGTAAATTTAGCTAGATTTTTACATATAGATTCAGAGGAGGCATTAAATCTTACAAACCAAAAATTCATAAATAGATTTGAATTTATGGAAGAAAGTGCATCTAAAGTACATAAAAAATTAGCAGATTTAACGCTTGAACAAATGGAAGAACTTTGGCAAAAATCTAAAGCAAACAATTAA
- a CDS encoding putative polysaccharide biosynthesis protein, whose product MSSAKTKDSFLKGAFILGMAGILVKVMGAFFRIPLGNLIGAEGMAYYQAAYPVYTLFLTLATAGFPTALAKLVSEKNAIGDYKGSNKIFKVSYTVLFMTGLIAFLVFFFGADYIVNLMGNPGAKNAMLAIAPALIFVPLMSSYRGYFQGNRDMNKIAISQIAEQFFRVILGIGLAYFLMQQSGPEMGAAGAIMGATIGAVASILYLIFAYLRGSKQRKINIKNSQHFKDESVMTILKKLLVVAIPITIGASVMPLVNMIDNVIVINRLMVAQFTHTQALEMFGQLTGMAMSIINLPSVITVAMSMSLVPAISESFALGNKGKARKDTKSAVKVTLLIVLPAAFGMASLATPIMQLLYPNEPTTVGTILLFLTPCVVFLGLIQTMNGILQGMGKPMIPVIALVVGMLFKIVISYTLTAIPSINVLGSAIGTVSAYLIAVLIELVCIKKAMGVKFPIKEFVIKPLITVITMFIAVKLSYGFIAGLVGGKLATLIAIVIGGVVYGVVLVGIGGIKKEELLTMPKGDKLYKILRKLNLMR is encoded by the coding sequence ATGAGTAGTGCTAAAACAAAAGATTCATTTTTAAAAGGAGCCTTTATACTTGGTATGGCGGGTATTTTAGTTAAAGTAATGGGTGCATTTTTCAGAATACCATTAGGTAACCTTATAGGTGCTGAAGGTATGGCTTATTATCAAGCTGCATATCCTGTGTATACTCTGTTTCTTACATTAGCTACAGCAGGTTTTCCAACTGCACTTGCTAAGTTAGTTTCAGAAAAAAATGCTATAGGAGATTACAAAGGATCAAATAAAATATTTAAAGTATCTTACACTGTTTTATTTATGACAGGTTTAATCGCATTCTTAGTGTTCTTCTTTGGTGCAGATTACATAGTAAATTTAATGGGTAACCCAGGAGCAAAAAATGCGATGTTAGCAATAGCACCAGCCCTTATATTTGTTCCACTTATGTCTTCATATAGAGGATACTTCCAGGGAAATCGAGATATGAATAAGATTGCTATATCTCAAATAGCAGAGCAATTCTTTAGAGTTATTTTAGGAATAGGGCTTGCATACTTCTTAATGCAACAGTCAGGTCCAGAAATGGGAGCAGCAGGAGCTATTATGGGTGCCACTATAGGTGCAGTAGCTTCAATATTATATTTAATATTTGCGTATTTAAGAGGTAGCAAACAACGTAAAATTAATATCAAAAACAGTCAACATTTTAAAGATGAAAGTGTTATGACTATACTTAAAAAACTTTTAGTTGTTGCTATTCCTATAACAATAGGTGCATCTGTAATGCCATTAGTTAATATGATAGATAACGTAATAGTTATAAATAGACTTATGGTTGCACAATTTACACATACTCAAGCATTAGAGATGTTTGGTCAGCTAACAGGTATGGCAATGTCTATAATAAACTTACCATCTGTTATAACAGTAGCTATGAGTATGAGTTTAGTTCCAGCAATATCTGAATCTTTTGCTTTAGGTAATAAAGGAAAAGCTAGAAAAGACACAAAGAGTGCTGTAAAGGTAACATTACTTATAGTATTACCAGCTGCATTTGGTATGGCATCTCTTGCAACACCTATAATGCAATTATTATATCCAAATGAACCAACAACAGTAGGAACAATATTATTATTCCTTACTCCATGTGTAGTGTTCTTAGGATTAATACAAACAATGAACGGTATACTTCAAGGTATGGGAAAACCTATGATACCAGTTATAGCGTTAGTTGTAGGTATGTTATTTAAGATAGTTATAAGTTATACTTTAACAGCAATTCCATCAATAAATGTATTAGGTTCAGCTATAGGTACAGTATCAGCATATCTTATAGCGGTTTTAATAGAATTAGTTTGCATAAAGAAAGCTATGGGAGTAAAATTCCCAATAAAAGAATTTGTTATAAAACCATTAATAACGGTTATAACTATGTTTATAGCAGTTAAATTAAGCTATGGATTTATAGCAGGACTAGTTGGTGGAAAACTAGCAACATTAATAGCTATAGTAATAGGTGGAGTTGTATACGGAGTAGTTTTAGTTGGTATAGGTGGAATTAAAAAAGAAGAATTACTTACTATGCCAAAGGGGGATAAATTATATAAAATTCTTAGAAAATTAAACCTTATGAGATAA
- a CDS encoding RNA-binding S4 domain-containing protein, with translation MRLDKFLKVSRIIKRRTVAKEACDKGIVTINGKVAKSSSEVNIGDLLEIQFGEKKMKFKINEIREHVLKNDAKEMYEIVE, from the coding sequence ATGAGATTAGATAAGTTTTTAAAGGTATCGAGAATAATAAAAAGAAGAACAGTTGCGAAAGAGGCTTGTGATAAGGGGATAGTTACTATAAACGGAAAAGTAGCAAAATCTTCATCGGAAGTTAATATTGGAGATTTACTAGAGATCCAATTTGGAGAGAAAAAGATGAAGTTCAAAATAAATGAAATAAGAGAGCATGTTTTAAAAAATGATGCAAAAGAAATGTATGAGATAGTAGAATAA
- a CDS encoding peptidylprolyl isomerase, with protein MKRIMALALSSLLCISAVGCSSKSSDSEVVATVNGNNITVKQYKSTLELYKESLEAMYGTTIWDTEVEDGVKYKDKFKEIMLDQMIDIEAVIEQAKKDGLTPSKEEVDKAFEELKKNIDADEDYKKKLEEKGIDDTYLRQQQEQDLTIQNYKENFEKNVKISDEEMKKYYEEHKKDYYKDEVKASHILISTVDENGKELSEAKKKEAKKKAEEVLKKAKSGEEFSELAKEYSDDTGSAANGGDLGYFTKGQMVEPFENAAFSLKVGEISDIVESQFGYHIIKVYDKIDEQLPFEDVKDEIKNTLIEDKYIANIEEIAKKAKVEKNEDVLKKVNF; from the coding sequence TTGAAAAGAATTATGGCATTAGCTTTATCTTCTTTACTATGCATATCAGCAGTAGGATGTAGTAGTAAATCAAGTGATAGCGAAGTAGTAGCAACAGTAAATGGAAATAATATAACAGTAAAGCAATATAAATCAACACTAGAGTTGTATAAAGAATCTCTAGAAGCTATGTATGGAACTACGATATGGGATACAGAAGTTGAAGATGGAGTGAAATATAAAGATAAATTCAAAGAAATAATGCTTGATCAAATGATAGATATAGAAGCAGTTATTGAGCAAGCTAAAAAAGATGGATTAACTCCTTCTAAAGAAGAAGTTGATAAGGCCTTTGAAGAATTAAAGAAAAATATAGATGCAGATGAAGATTATAAAAAGAAATTAGAAGAAAAAGGTATAGATGATACATATCTTAGACAACAACAAGAACAAGATTTAACAATACAAAATTATAAAGAAAACTTTGAAAAAAATGTTAAAATATCAGATGAAGAAATGAAAAAGTATTATGAGGAACATAAAAAAGACTATTATAAAGATGAAGTAAAAGCATCTCATATACTTATATCTACAGTAGATGAAAATGGTAAAGAATTATCAGAAGCTAAGAAAAAAGAAGCTAAAAAGAAAGCTGAAGAAGTTCTTAAAAAAGCAAAAAGTGGCGAGGAATTCTCAGAACTTGCAAAAGAGTACTCTGATGATACAGGTTCAGCAGCTAATGGTGGAGATTTAGGATACTTTACTAAAGGACAAATGGTTGAGCCATTTGAAAATGCAGCATTTAGCTTAAAAGTAGGAGAAATATCTGATATAGTAGAGTCTCAATTTGGGTATCATATAATAAAGGTGTATGATAAGATAGATGAGCAACTTCCATTTGAAGATGTTAAAGATGAGATAAAAAATACTTTAATAGAAGATAAGTATATAGCTAATATAGAAGAAATAGCAAAAAAAGCCAAAGTAGAAAAAAATGAAGATGTATTAAAAAAAGTTAATTTTTAA
- the mfd gene encoding transcription-repair coupling factor — MNDIFVYPLQNSKEYKDIINCINNKKGSLLINGLLAVQKPHIAYSMYRDLNRQTIFITNSDLEAKKVYDDLSFYMKDNVEYLGSQDILFYHLDAKDRSEEAKKLKVLLKLAKGDNIILVTSIEAVMRKYIPKEVLLENIYTYEIGDTLNLEGLSETLVNLGYERVSKVEGFGQFSIRGGIVDIFSLEYNNPIRMELFDDEIDSIRTFDIFSQKSIKKIKEFSITPSREFIYPKDVENAVDKIKKDTSKYTNDDVFLNIDNISSKTYFEGIENYIDYLYPEENKSIFTYLQENAIVFFNDISRTKERCENYLNEFKENYKLNLERGLAIKDQGKLIYTYSDLEILSEGRRLVLNTLLPKPINDLNVKSIVNFDSREVPTFNAKVDVLVEELNRLKYNGYKIILATNTYDRAKKLHNDLLDLGLECIISQDRDIEIKSSQIVIIPARITSGFEYKSIKFVVITDNEMIGVHKRTSTSKSKKNKKGKKIESFLDLNIGDYVVHENSGVGRYTGIEQITVNNIKKDYMKLVYQGGDNLYVPIDQMDKVQKYIGVEEDKVKLNKLGTNEWTRAKAKVKREIEDMTKDLIELYAKREKIKGYRFSKDTPWQGEFESLFPHQETDDQLKAIEETKKDMESDKVMDRLVCGDVGYGKTEVAIRAVFKACMDQKQVAVLVPTTILAQQHYNTFKERFEGYPIRVEVLSRFKTPKQQKQVIEDAKKGLVDVLIGTHRIISKDINMPNLGLVVIDEEQRFGVKHKESLKKIKSTVDVLTLSATPIPRTLHMSLSGIRDMSVIEEPPQERHPVITYVTEAKESIIQDEIEREIARGGQVFFVYNRVERIEEMASMVQRLVPDAKVAIAHGRMTSKDLENIILGFLNKEFNVLVCTTIIETGMDISNANTMIVYDADKMGLAQLYQLRGRVGRSTRQGYAYLMYEKDKALSEIAEKRLKAIREFTEFGSGFKIAMRDLEIRGAGNILGSQQHGHMSVIGYDLYVKMLNEAIKKVKGEDITEEVDVEIDLSVNAYIPDNYISDELIKIEMYKKIASIESKEDMYEIQEELEDRFSDIPKAVETLLKIAYIKTLCKKLKIEKVRQIKDEILLNPLTRYKTKEKIGYNIVNELEELLENMCNLKSNQ; from the coding sequence ATGAATGACATATTTGTATACCCTTTGCAAAATTCAAAAGAATATAAAGATATAATCAACTGCATAAATAATAAAAAAGGCTCATTATTAATTAATGGCCTTTTAGCAGTTCAAAAACCACATATAGCTTATTCTATGTATAGAGATTTAAATAGACAAACTATTTTTATAACAAATAGTGATTTAGAAGCTAAAAAGGTTTATGATGATTTAAGTTTTTATATGAAAGATAATGTAGAGTATCTTGGTTCTCAAGATATTTTATTTTACCATTTGGATGCAAAGGATAGAAGTGAAGAGGCAAAAAAATTAAAGGTACTATTAAAGTTAGCTAAAGGAGATAATATAATCTTAGTAACATCTATTGAAGCTGTTATGAGAAAATATATACCTAAAGAAGTACTTTTAGAAAATATTTATACTTATGAAATAGGTGATACTTTAAACTTAGAAGGTCTTAGCGAAACTTTAGTAAATTTAGGGTATGAAAGAGTTTCAAAGGTAGAGGGATTTGGACAGTTTAGTATAAGAGGTGGAATAGTTGATATATTCTCACTAGAGTATAACAATCCTATTCGTATGGAATTATTTGATGATGAAATCGATTCTATACGAACTTTTGATATATTCTCACAAAAATCTATTAAGAAAATAAAAGAATTTTCAATAACTCCATCAAGAGAATTTATATATCCTAAAGATGTTGAAAATGCTGTAGATAAAATAAAAAAAGATACAAGTAAATATACTAACGATGATGTGTTTTTAAATATAGATAATATAAGTAGTAAGACTTATTTTGAAGGTATAGAAAATTATATTGATTATTTATACCCTGAGGAAAATAAGAGTATTTTTACATACTTACAAGAAAACGCTATAGTATTCTTTAATGATATAAGTAGAACTAAAGAAAGATGCGAAAACTATTTAAATGAATTTAAAGAAAACTATAAGTTAAATCTTGAGAGAGGTTTGGCTATAAAAGATCAAGGTAAATTAATATACACATATAGTGATTTAGAAATCTTATCAGAAGGTAGAAGATTAGTATTAAATACACTTTTACCAAAGCCAATAAATGATTTGAATGTAAAATCTATAGTTAATTTTGATTCTAGAGAAGTTCCAACTTTTAATGCTAAAGTGGATGTTTTAGTAGAAGAATTAAATAGATTAAAATACAATGGCTATAAAATAATACTTGCTACTAACACATATGATAGAGCAAAAAAATTACATAATGACTTATTAGATTTAGGCTTAGAATGTATTATATCTCAAGATAGAGATATAGAAATAAAATCATCTCAGATAGTTATTATACCAGCTCGTATAACTAGTGGATTTGAGTATAAATCTATAAAGTTTGTAGTAATTACAGATAATGAAATGATAGGGGTTCATAAGAGAACTTCAACTTCTAAATCTAAGAAAAATAAAAAAGGCAAAAAGATAGAATCCTTCTTAGATTTAAATATAGGTGATTATGTTGTTCATGAAAATAGTGGTGTTGGTAGATACACAGGAATTGAACAAATAACTGTAAATAACATAAAGAAAGACTATATGAAGTTAGTTTACCAAGGTGGAGATAACCTGTATGTACCAATAGATCAAATGGATAAGGTACAAAAATATATAGGTGTTGAAGAAGATAAGGTTAAGTTAAATAAACTTGGAACTAACGAATGGACAAGGGCTAAAGCTAAGGTTAAAAGAGAAATAGAAGATATGACCAAAGACCTTATAGAGCTTTACGCTAAACGTGAAAAAATAAAAGGATATAGATTCTCTAAAGATACTCCATGGCAAGGTGAGTTTGAATCATTATTCCCACATCAAGAAACTGATGACCAATTAAAGGCTATAGAAGAAACTAAAAAAGACATGGAATCAGATAAAGTAATGGATAGACTTGTATGTGGAGATGTTGGATATGGTAAAACAGAGGTTGCTATAAGAGCAGTATTTAAAGCTTGTATGGACCAAAAACAAGTAGCAGTACTAGTTCCAACGACTATACTAGCTCAACAACATTACAATACATTTAAGGAAAGATTTGAAGGATATCCAATAAGAGTAGAGGTTTTAAGTAGATTTAAAACTCCTAAGCAACAAAAACAAGTAATAGAAGATGCTAAAAAAGGATTAGTAGATGTTTTAATAGGAACTCATAGGATAATATCTAAAGATATAAATATGCCTAATTTAGGTTTAGTTGTAATAGACGAAGAGCAAAGATTTGGAGTAAAGCATAAAGAATCTTTAAAGAAAATTAAATCTACTGTAGATGTACTTACTTTATCTGCAACTCCTATACCAAGAACTCTTCATATGTCTTTAAGTGGAATAAGAGATATGAGTGTTATAGAGGAGCCGCCGCAAGAAAGACATCCTGTAATAACTTATGTTACAGAAGCTAAAGAAAGTATAATTCAAGATGAAATAGAAAGAGAAATAGCTAGAGGTGGACAGGTATTCTTTGTATATAATAGAGTTGAGCGAATTGAAGAAATGGCTAGTATGGTTCAAAGATTAGTACCAGATGCAAAGGTTGCTATTGCTCATGGTAGGATGACTTCTAAAGACCTTGAAAATATAATATTAGGGTTCTTAAATAAAGAATTTAATGTTCTAGTCTGTACAACAATTATAGAAACAGGTATGGATATATCAAATGCTAATACTATGATAGTTTATGATGCAGATAAGATGGGTCTTGCTCAACTTTACCAATTAAGAGGAAGGGTTGGAAGAAGTACTAGACAAGGTTATGCATATTTAATGTACGAAAAGGACAAGGCACTTAGTGAAATTGCAGAGAAGAGATTAAAGGCTATAAGAGAATTTACTGAGTTTGGTTCAGGATTTAAGATAGCAATGAGAGACCTTGAAATAAGAGGTGCTGGAAATATATTAGGTTCACAACAACATGGTCATATGTCTGTAATAGGATACGACTTATATGTAAAAATGTTAAATGAAGCAATTAAAAAAGTTAAGGGTGAAGATATTACTGAAGAAGTAGATGTTGAAATAGATTTAAGTGTAAATGCCTATATACCAGATAACTATATTAGTGATGAATTAATTAAGATAGAAATGTATAAAAAAATAGCATCTATAGAAAGTAAAGAGGATATGTATGAAATTCAAGAAGAATTAGAAGATAGATTCTCAGATATACCTAAAGCTGTAGAAACATTATTAAAAATAGCTTACATTAAAACTTTATGTAAAAAGTTAAAAATAGAAAAAGTAAGACAAATTAAAGATGAAATATTACTAAATCCTTTAACTAGATACAAAACAAAGGAAAAAATAGGTTATAATATAGTTAATGAATTAGAAGAATTACTAGAGAATATGTGTAATTTAAAATCAAATCAATAA
- a CDS encoding Ppx/GppA phosphatase family protein has product MRIGTIDIGTNSMRLLIADYIDGNLVNRKKYVNTTRIGQGVDEQGYISEDAIERNIDALVEFSRICKEKGCKTVYCMGTSALRDSKNKDVFIKLAKEKTDIDVEIISGEKESHLGFMGVLEGLDEVEDILVVDIGGGSTEFIIGNEDGIRFSKSENVGALRMTEKFLNQDPINEDEFKDMSNFIYDEVKNTLECVKNHKVKKIVGIGGTITSLSAMNQALEVYSMEKIHNSKISLNEIELILQNLKKMTLSDKKSLKGLQPKRADIITAGVEILYTIMKNIEIDEITVSEYDNLEGLMCQNIKNMS; this is encoded by the coding sequence ATGAGGATTGGAACTATAGATATTGGAACTAATTCAATGAGACTTTTGATAGCAGATTATATAGATGGAAATTTAGTTAATAGAAAAAAGTATGTAAATACAACTAGGATAGGACAAGGTGTTGATGAGCAAGGTTATATAAGTGAAGATGCTATAGAAAGAAATATAGATGCATTAGTAGAGTTTTCTCGTATATGCAAAGAAAAAGGATGTAAAACAGTATATTGTATGGGAACTTCAGCACTTAGAGATAGTAAAAATAAAGATGTATTTATAAAACTAGCTAAAGAAAAAACTGATATAGATGTAGAGATAATAAGTGGAGAAAAAGAGTCTCATTTAGGTTTTATGGGAGTATTAGAAGGTTTAGATGAAGTAGAAGATATACTTGTAGTAGATATAGGTGGAGGTTCTACAGAATTTATTATAGGAAATGAAGATGGAATAAGATTTTCTAAAAGTGAAAATGTTGGTGCTCTTAGAATGACTGAAAAATTTTTAAATCAAGATCCTATAAATGAAGATGAATTTAAGGATATGAGTAACTTTATATATGATGAGGTAAAAAATACTCTAGAGTGTGTAAAAAATCATAAAGTTAAAAAAATTGTGGGTATAGGTGGGACTATAACTTCTCTTTCTGCAATGAATCAAGCTTTAGAAGTATATTCTATGGAAAAGATACATAATAGTAAAATTTCTTTAAATGAAATAGAATTAATTCTACAAAATTTAAAAAAGATGACATTAAGTGATAAAAAATCTTTAAAAGGGCTACAACCAAAAAGAGCGGATATAATAACTGCTGGTGTAGAAATATTATATACTATAATGAAAAATATAGAAATAGATGAGATAACAGTAAGTGAATACGATAATTTGGAAGGCTTAATGTGTCAAAATATAAAAAATATGTCTTAA
- the yabP gene encoding sporulation protein YabP — protein MEHSITLKDRASLTISGIEHIYSFNDKKVELRTSAGEMVIEGENLDMGKLSIDESVISIEGTINSIVYSKERKPQESFIKRIFK, from the coding sequence ATGGAACATAGCATAACGTTAAAAGATAGAGCTAGCTTGACTATTTCAGGTATAGAACATATCTATTCTTTTAATGATAAAAAAGTAGAGCTTAGAACATCTGCTGGTGAAATGGTAATAGAGGGTGAAAATCTAGATATGGGAAAGCTAAGCATAGATGAAAGTGTTATAAGCATAGAAGGTACCATAAATTCTATAGTATATTCTAAGGAAAGAAAGCCACAAGAGAGTTTTATAAAAAGGATATTTAAATAA